The following proteins are encoded in a genomic region of Sphingopyxis sp. YF1:
- a CDS encoding TonB-dependent receptor yields MRWLAGAALLAMPAAAMAQPIEGDDPDYCLCNVGKLPPEIIVVTGAGSLRPSDGDAVQGSAVLRDLDPGLGARIENRLRDEAGIVQFRRSDGRSAHPTSQGVTLRGLGGNASSRALVTLDGVPQADPFGGWVAWSAYDAIALGGAVIARGGGSGADGPGALAGTIGLHSEMTSGVTASAAHGSRDAWDATLSAGTRLGGGQVAIDGRYSRGDGFVPTVAGQRGSVDRAAPYEMGGLGVRMRFDAGDSSRVEASLRGFTDRRDRGVDFTDSRVDGVDASLRFVHDPAAATQWLALAYVQLRDFESGFASVAANRNSVAPALFQRVPATGLGARFEIRPEIDGENPLRVGADWRRTTGRTQEDYFFAGLVPGRHRIAGGSSDTVGAFAEWASGDRDQGLLWTASGRVDRWWIGAGYRREVNIGGSTIADARFAARGGWEGSGRVGVRWKSDDFAIRAAGYRGWRLPTLNELYRPFRVGADATAANEALAPERLWGGEVGADWEGGGTRLSATLFVNRLSNAIANVTLGQGPGNFPGVGFVAAGASYSRRENLDAIDARGIELAAEQVAGPVTLRATWAFTDATVDASGSAAALDGRRPAQIAKHGGSLSLRSNRAGPLGGFATLRYVGRQNEDDLGQQVLGDALTLDAGIAWRVARTVSIEARGENLFDELVPAAISSAGIVERATPRTLWAGVRVAF; encoded by the coding sequence ATGCGGTGGCTCGCGGGAGCCGCGCTGCTGGCGATGCCGGCGGCGGCGATGGCGCAGCCGATCGAGGGCGACGACCCCGATTATTGCCTGTGCAATGTCGGCAAGCTGCCGCCCGAGATCATCGTCGTGACCGGGGCCGGGTCGCTGCGCCCGTCGGACGGCGACGCGGTGCAGGGTTCCGCTGTCCTGCGCGACCTTGACCCCGGTCTCGGCGCGCGGATCGAGAACCGGCTGCGCGACGAAGCCGGCATCGTCCAGTTCCGCCGCAGCGACGGGCGCAGCGCGCATCCGACGAGCCAGGGCGTGACGCTGCGCGGGCTCGGAGGCAATGCGTCGAGCCGCGCGCTGGTGACGCTCGACGGGGTGCCGCAGGCCGACCCCTTCGGCGGCTGGGTCGCGTGGAGCGCCTATGACGCGATCGCGCTCGGCGGCGCGGTGATCGCGCGCGGCGGCGGCAGCGGCGCCGACGGCCCCGGAGCGCTCGCGGGAACGATCGGGCTCCATTCCGAAATGACCAGCGGCGTGACGGCGAGCGCGGCCCATGGCAGCCGCGACGCCTGGGACGCCACGCTGAGCGCGGGGACGCGGCTCGGCGGCGGGCAGGTCGCGATCGACGGCCGCTACAGCCGCGGCGACGGTTTCGTTCCGACCGTCGCAGGCCAGCGCGGGTCGGTCGACCGCGCCGCGCCTTACGAGATGGGCGGTCTCGGCGTGCGGATGCGCTTCGATGCGGGCGACAGCAGCCGGGTCGAGGCGAGCCTGCGCGGTTTCACCGACCGCCGCGACCGCGGGGTCGATTTCACCGACAGCCGCGTCGACGGGGTCGATGCCAGCCTGCGTTTCGTCCACGATCCCGCCGCCGCGACCCAATGGCTCGCGCTCGCCTATGTCCAGCTCCGCGACTTCGAGAGCGGTTTTGCGAGCGTTGCGGCGAACCGCAACAGCGTTGCGCCGGCGCTGTTCCAGCGCGTCCCGGCGACCGGGCTCGGCGCGCGCTTCGAAATCCGCCCCGAGATAGACGGTGAAAACCCGCTGCGCGTCGGTGCCGACTGGCGCCGCACGACGGGACGCACCCAGGAGGATTATTTCTTCGCCGGACTGGTTCCGGGCCGCCACCGCATCGCAGGGGGCAGCAGCGACACGGTGGGCGCCTTCGCCGAATGGGCGTCGGGCGATCGCGATCAGGGGCTGTTGTGGACCGCGAGCGGCCGCGTCGACCGCTGGTGGATCGGCGCGGGCTACCGGCGCGAGGTCAATATCGGCGGCAGCACGATCGCCGACGCGCGTTTCGCGGCGCGCGGCGGCTGGGAGGGTAGCGGGCGCGTCGGCGTGCGCTGGAAGTCGGACGACTTCGCGATCCGCGCTGCGGGCTATCGCGGCTGGCGCCTGCCGACGCTCAACGAACTCTATCGCCCGTTCCGCGTCGGCGCCGACGCGACCGCGGCGAACGAGGCGCTCGCGCCCGAACGCCTGTGGGGCGGCGAGGTCGGGGCCGACTGGGAAGGCGGCGGCACCCGATTGTCGGCGACGCTGTTCGTCAACCGCCTGTCGAACGCGATCGCCAACGTCACGCTGGGGCAGGGGCCGGGCAATTTCCCCGGCGTCGGCTTCGTCGCGGCGGGGGCGAGCTACAGCCGGCGGGAGAATCTCGACGCGATCGACGCCAGGGGGATCGAACTCGCCGCCGAGCAGGTGGCGGGACCGGTGACCCTGCGCGCGACCTGGGCCTTTACCGATGCGACGGTCGACGCGTCGGGAAGCGCCGCCGCGCTCGACGGGCGCCGCCCGGCGCAGATCGCGAAGCACGGCGGCAGCCTGTCGCTGCGCAGCAATCGCGCGGGGCCGCTCGGCGGCTTTGCGACGCTGCGCTATGTCGGCAGGCAGAATGAGGATGATCTGGGCCAGCAGGTGCTCGGCGACGCGCTGACGCTCGACGCCGGGATCGCGTGGCGTGTCGCGAGGACGGTCAGCATCGAGGCACGCGGTGAGAATCTGTTCGACGAACTGGTCCCCGCGGCGATTTCGTCGGCGGGCATCGTCGAGCGCGCCACGCCGCGGACCCTTTGGGCCGGGGTGCGCGTCGCCTTCTGA